One genomic region from Amaranthus tricolor cultivar Red isolate AtriRed21 chromosome 12, ASM2621246v1, whole genome shotgun sequence encodes:
- the LOC130796887 gene encoding protein LATERAL ROOT PRIMORDIUM 1 — protein MGMFVVAPATSFQHDPSLIVDHHHHHHGGIGGINGGNNATTALGVGVGVIPLLTAGPCLNMGGGSGGGDNGGITLDGHDAFGSRNHRTGAINLWNTMNQQNQMGGGSSTNYPKKSINFDPGNPNFLPSPSTSAMGCGGGGTTTCQDCGNQAKKDCSHRRCRTCCRSRGFDCSTHVKSTWVPAARRRERQMMTVGGATGSQAAVGGGGGGGASSGSTSGAKKPRLISSQNTATTSHTSTSNTPPRSFETSSSHQDASFKESLPGQVEAPAVFKCVKVTAMEDGEDEFAYQAVVKIGGHVFKGFLYDQGAESRDHAGFPNMSELNLGGGSGGGSSGGRNGGASSTSPLLDPSDVYGASGSGGGLLGGSSYGNTIN, from the exons ATGGGTATGTTTGTTGTTGCTCCTGCTACTTCTTTTCAGCATGATCCATCCTTGATcgttgatcatcatcatcatcatcatggtGGTATTGGTGGGATCAATGGTGGAAATAACGCCACAACTGCTTTAGGAGTTGGGGTTGGGGTTATTCCCCTTCTTACCGCCGGGCCATGTTTAAACATGGGCGGCGGAAGTGGTGGTGGGGATAATGGAGGTATTACTTTGGACGGTCATGATGCATTTGGAAGTCGGAATCATCGGACGGGTGCAATTAACTTATGGAATACTATGAACCAACAAAATCAAATGGGTGGTGGTAGTAGTACCAATTACCCGAAAAAGAGTATAAATTTTGATCCGGGTAACCCGAATTTCTTACCTTCTCCGAGTACCTCTGCCATGGGATGCGGCGGAGGTGGGACCACAACTTGTCAGGATTGTGGGAATCAAGCTAAAAAAGATTGTAGTCATAGAAGGTGTAGGACTTGTTGTAGGAGTAGGGGTTTTGATTGTTCTACTCATGTTAAAAGTACTTGGGTTCCCGCTGCTCGGAGGCGAGAACGACAGATGATGACCGTTGGTGGAGCAACGGGCAGTCAAGCTGCCGTGGGCGGTGGAGGTGGTGGCGGGGCTTCTTCTGGCTCCACCTCGGGAGCTAAGAAGCCTCGCCTTATCTCCTCCCAAAATACCGCTACTACTTCACATACTTCTACCTCTAATACTCCACCTAGGAGCTTCGAAACTAGCTCTAGCCACCAAG ATGCGAGTTTTAAGGAGTCATTACCGGGACAAGTGGAAGCACCAGCCGTGTTCAAATGTGTTAAAGTAACAGCAATGGAAGATGGTGAGGATGAGTTTGCATACCAAGCTGTGGTTAAGATAGGTGGCCATGTTTTTAAGGGCTTTTTATATGATCAAGGAGCTGAATCTAGAGATCATGCTGGGTTTCCGAACATGTCCGAGTTGAATTTGGGTGGCGGTAGTGGTGGTGGTAGTAGTGGTGGAAGAAATGGTGGTGCTTCGTCTACTTCGCCGCTTCTTGATCCATCGGATGTCTATGGAGCTTCTGGTTCTGGTGGTGGCTTACTTGGTGGTTCAAGCTATGGTAATACTATTAATTGA